In Bartonella bovis 91-4, the following proteins share a genomic window:
- the rpsD gene encoding 30S ribosomal protein S4, producing MSKRESTKYKIDRRMGENIWGRPKSPVNRREYGPGQHGQRRKGKLSDYGVQLRAKQKLKGFYGDISEKQFRKIYKEAVRRHGDTSENLIGLLESRLDAIVYRAKFVPTIFASRQFINHGHINVNGRRTNIQSYRCKPGDVIEVREKSKQLVLVLEAIQLAERDVPEYIEADHSKMKATFTRIPAFSDVPYAVHMEPNLVVEFYSR from the coding sequence ATGAGTAAGCGCGAATCAACAAAATATAAAATTGACCGCCGTATGGGGGAAAATATCTGGGGGCGTCCGAAATCGCCTGTAAATCGCCGTGAATATGGTCCTGGTCAGCACGGACAGCGCCGTAAAGGAAAGCTTTCTGATTATGGTGTCCAGTTACGTGCTAAGCAAAAATTAAAAGGATTTTATGGAGATATTTCAGAAAAGCAATTTCGTAAAATTTATAAAGAAGCTGTTCGTCGTCATGGTGATACAAGTGAAAATCTTATCGGTCTTCTAGAATCACGTTTAGATGCTATCGTTTATCGTGCAAAATTTGTACCTACTATTTTTGCTTCTCGTCAATTTATCAACCATGGTCACATCAATGTAAATGGTCGGCGTACGAATATTCAATCATATCGCTGTAAACCAGGTGACGTTATTGAAGTTCGTGAAAAATCAAAGCAGCTTGTTTTGGTCTTAGAGGCTATACAGTTAGCTGAGCGTGATGTACCTGAATATATTGAAGCAGACCATAGTAAAATGAAAGCGACTTTTACTCGTATCCCTGCTTTTTCAGATGTTCCTTATGCCGTCCACATGGAACCTAATTTAGTTGTTGAATTTTATTCACGTTAA
- the murI gene encoding glutamate racemase, with protein sequence MNEQPLLFFDSGIGGLTVVKEVRALISEFQFIYIADDAGFPYGMWSEDALKQRILKIFTNLLKLYNPALCVIACNTASTLMITDLRKKFPNIPFVGTVPAIKLAAKKTNSGLISVLATPGTIQRAYTHKLIDSFANQCHVQLVGSTKLAGFAENYLRGNLIDEEELRHEILPCFVEKNNKYTDVIVLACTHYPFLINLFRQQALWPVSWIDPAKAIARRTRSLLLEEIPNKNVKKHKDCALFTSQNIEIATEHLLQKFGFNIVKGVDFKV encoded by the coding sequence ATGAATGAGCAACCACTTCTTTTTTTTGATAGCGGTATTGGTGGGTTAACAGTGGTGAAGGAAGTACGCGCTCTTATTTCTGAATTCCAATTTATTTATATTGCTGATGATGCAGGATTTCCTTATGGTATGTGGAGTGAAGATGCTTTGAAACAGCGCATTTTAAAGATTTTTACAAATCTATTAAAACTTTATAATCCTGCTTTATGTGTTATTGCCTGCAACACAGCTTCTACATTGATGATAACAGATTTACGAAAAAAATTTCCTAATATTCCTTTTGTTGGAACTGTTCCTGCAATTAAATTAGCAGCTAAAAAGACAAATTCAGGTCTTATTTCAGTGTTAGCAACTCCTGGGACAATTCAACGTGCGTACACACATAAATTAATCGATTCTTTTGCTAATCAGTGTCATGTTCAGCTTGTAGGGAGTACAAAGCTTGCAGGGTTTGCTGAAAATTATTTACGTGGGAATCTCATCGACGAGGAAGAATTACGTCATGAAATCTTACCATGCTTTGTTGAGAAAAATAACAAATATACAGATGTTATTGTTTTAGCATGTACACATTATCCTTTTTTAATTAATTTGTTTCGTCAGCAAGCTTTATGGCCGGTAAGTTGGATTGATCCAGCAAAAGCTATAGCCAGGCGCACCAGATCATTATTATTAGAGGAAATACCAAATAAAAACGTAAAGAAACATAAAGATTGTGCTTTATTTACATCGCAAAATATAGAAATTGCAACTGAGCATTTGTTACAAAAGTTTGGTTTTAATATAGTAAAGGGAGTTGACTTTAAAGTATAA